The sequence below is a genomic window from Verrucomicrobiia bacterium.
TGCGGTCAATCCACTTACCAACCCATAACTTCCAATGATTGGCGTCAAAGGTTTCGATATTATCTTTCCGCGCGAGTACCTGCGCGCAGCGCTGCTGGTCTCACTGCTGAGCGTTTGGGTCCTGGTAGGGCTCTTTTACTACCTGAATCGCTATACCAAACGGTATTATTTCAATATCTGGACAGCCGCCTGGCTCTTTTATGCCCTGTGGCTGACCATTGGAATTAATGTGCCCAGCCCCGCGCAAGGCTTTTTTGTAGTCATGATTCGGGACTGGTGCATCTCGCTTTCTGCCGCCTTTTTGCTTTGGGGCAGCCTCTCCTTCATGGAATACAAAACGCCCCAAAGTCTGTTTGGCTGTTTTATAGCTTTTCTTCTGGCTTGGGGTTATGCCGGGCGCCTGATTGCCCACGACCCCTTCTACGTTCAATGCCCCACGTTCGTGCTGACCGGCCTGGCCAGCATGTTCGCCGGTTTTAGCTTCTATCGTTTCCGCCAACACCGCCCCTTTGTGGCCGTCGGCATGCTCTTTCTCGGGTTCTTTCTCTGGGGCATTTACTTGATGACCTACCCCATCTCGCAAAAGTTTGATACCCTTATTAACGCAGGGTTTCTCTTCTCGGCTGTGCTCCAGCTCTTCATCGCCGTGAGCATGATCGTGCTCGTGCTCGAGGAAGCGCGGCACATCAACAAAAAAGTGCTCGAACAGATTCAATCGATTGATTCTGAGAAACGCGAACTCCAGATCAAGGTGCTTTCTGCCGAAGAGAAGTGCCGCAGCCTCTTTCAGCAGGCCAGTTTGCGCGAGGAACTCCAGAACGCCTATGACGAATTGCGCCAGACCCAGCAATCGGTCATGCAGCAGGAGCGCTTGCGCGCCCTGGGCCAGATGGCCAGCGGCATTGCCCACGACATCAATAATGCCCTCTCCCCTATCCTCGCTTTCTCCGAGATGTTGCTCAAAAAAGAGCCGACCCTCACCGACAACTCCCGGCGCAACCTCGAGAACATCCGCACCTCGGCTGAGGATATCGCCGAAATCGTCTGCCGGATGGGCGAGTTCTATCGCCGCCGCGAACACAAAGACCCTCTGCGCCTGGTCTCGCTGGAAAAGCTGGTCCAGCAAGTCATCGATTTAACCAGCCCCTGTTGGAGGGACATCCCTCAAAGCCGCGGCACGGTCGTCCAGGTGCGCACCCGCTTCGAGGACCCGTTGCCGGAGCTTTATTGCAATGAATCCGAGTTGCGCGAGGCTTTTACCAACCTGGTGCTCAACTCCGTTGATGCCATGCCCCAAGGTGGATTGATCACCCTTGGCGCCCGCCCCGTCAACCTCGCCACGACTCCCGGCCAGAGCCAAAATCCAACTCACATCGTGCTGGAAGTCACCGATAACGGCACAGGCATGGACGAAACCACCCGCCAACGCTGCCTCGAACCCTTCTTTTCAACCAAACGACAGCGCGGCGGCTCCGGCTTGGGCCTGGCTATGGTCTATGGCACTGTCGAGCGCCATGAAGGTAAAATCGAAGTCCAAAGCGAGCTCAACAAGGGCACCACCGTTCGCCTGGTCCTGCCTCTGCGCCAACCGCCCAAACCGAAAGAGCCGGTTTTGTCTTCCGCGTCCCGCCCCGGCTCCTCGTTGCGGGTGCTGTGCATCGATGATGAACCATTGCTGCGTGAGTTGCTTAAAGAGGTGCTCGAGTTCTATCACCATGAGGTCGAAGCGGCCGACGGCGGCGAACTGGGTCTGGACATATTCAAAAAAGCAAAAACCGCCGGCAAGCCCTTCGATGTCGTCATCACCGACCTGGGCATGCCCGGCCTCAATGGCCGTGAGGTGGCTGAGAGGATCAAATCCGAATCGCCCGGCACCGGTGTGATCATGCTGACTGGCTGGGGGACAATGCTCGAAGAACGAGGAGAAGACGTCGCCAAGGTCGATGCTGTGCTCAGCAAACCCCCGCGTGTCAACGAACTCGTTGAGACCCTTGCCAAAGTCACCGGCACTGCTATGCCTAAGGAAGCCTATGTCGCGCGCGAACCTGCCGAAGCAGCTTGTAACTGAGGGCGCTTCGGCTCCTGGACCCTCCCTGAGATGGGATGATAGTACGCTCCTCACCGACGGCGCCCTGCGCGTACTGCGCACCGGCCCGACGCCCACCCGACTAACATTGTCGTCTCGGTAGCTGCGGGCCAAATCACCCTCTCCTGGCCCAACGATTACCTCGGTTGGACACTGCAGGCTCAGACCAACGTTTTCTTTTCGCGATAATTCTCGTAATTCTCCGCCTCCCTTTGCCACTCAACGTAACTGGGGATTTACAACTTGAGGCTCGCGCGCTGGGCAATCACCAGGTGAACTTCGTAATTCATTGTGCTGCGATCGTGGAGTCGAAGGCGCCACGGGAGCTTCTCACGTTCCGCCACGAGCTTGAGAGTGGTGAGCGAACCGGGATGCGCCCCGGGAGTCAGGAGCGCTCGAAGAACGGCCTCGCAGGAGCCACCCAATGGCCCGCGTTGCGAATGGCCTCCTACCCACGCTTCCAACGCCGTGGCCGTGGGTGACCAGTCGTATGGACAGGTCAATATCGCCTTGCCCCCCTCCTTGAGCAGCCTCCCTATGGAAACGAGTAATTCGCGCGGAGAGGAAACGCAGTCCAGCACATTGAGGTTAACCGCCAAGGCAAATGTGTCCGCTGGGAGGGGGAGCGCAGTGGCATCACAGGCCCAGAAATCCACCTGTTCCGGATGAGCAAACCTGGTGGCGAATTCCCGCCGTTCGTACACTAGACCGGCGCGGCGCAGTGGATAACGCACCGTGCCTTCATGAAGGACTTCCGAGGCGAAGCGCAACATTGGATAATTTAAATCGACGCCCAGGACCAGTTCAGACCCCGCCTCGGCCAAAGCCAATGAACTGCGGCCTACTGAACAGCCCAGATCAATGATTGGACCCGCCTGCAAGGTCGCGGCAAGCTCAAGACCAGCTTGCAGTGACTCCATCATCGAACCCGGTTTGAATTCTCCTGTAGCAAATCCCGGGTCCAGGTCTCCATAGTGCTCCCACACATACGAGCTGATCTGTTGGCGGGTTTGATCGAAAGCAGAGCCAGGCCCGCAACAATCCCCTAGGATGCTCTCGATCAGCGGACTTATATCCCGCCTCATGGAGATAAGGCCAAAGTTGTCCGCCACATACTGGCGCAAGTTGCCAATCAGCAGAGGGATGCCATCAATGATCGGGTACTCCCGCCGGCAATCGGTGTTGCCGCAATGCAGCACCCCCTCCAACACATCGCCCTGTCGCTCCCGGCATACTTGAGCAATGCGGAGCGGAAAATCGCCGTGGCCGGCCCCGCGGCAGACCGGGCAAACTGGGCGCAGTGTTTCGAAATGGCGGAGTCTCACTTGGGTCAACCCCCAATGAGCACCGTTGGGCAGCCGGGAGGCAGAATCATGCCCGTCGGGCTGGGAATTGGAGCGACGCAGGCCGAGTGCATGGTCATGTCGCCCACCCGCGCAGCCGGCAATCCACCGACCAAGACAGTGGCAGAAGCCTGCATAATCATCCCGGGGCCGCCTGGGACACAACCGGGAAGCAAACAAGGCGCCGTCATATCGGTCATACGGGCCGCAGGCGCACCGCCAATGAGAACGGTCGGCTCTCCTTTAATGATGGCCAACGGCAGGGCCGGGTGCGGCACGGGTGTGGGGACGGGCGCTGGAGGATGAATAGGCGCATGACAATGAGGGGCCTGTTGAAGCACTAAATCGCCCATGCGCGCAGCGGGGTTGCCCATAGTTTTACCAAGGATAACCGTTCCGGGCATGGAAGCAAGCCATGTCGCCGTATGCGCGACTTTGCATAAGGCCGCTTGACAAACCAGCCCGGGCCGCTCATCGGGAACGGGTGTCAGCCGAGCTTGAGATTCCGTTCTTTATTTCGACAAAATTCCTTAGCAATTGCAGCCCCGCATTCTGGCTTTTCTCGGGATGAAATTGGGTGGCAAAGATGTTATCCCGCCAAACCGCTGATGCGAAGGTTTGACCATAATCCGTACGGGTCGCGACAATCGAGTCATCAACGGGCTGAGGAAAGAAGCTGTGGACAAAATAGAAATAGCTGCCATCAGGAACACCGTTGAAAAGAGGGCATGCTTTGTTTATAATTTCGATCTGATTCCACCCAATCTGAGGGACCTTCAGCCCATTTGACTGCTCAAATCGAACGACCTTCCCTTTAAAAACTGCCAAGCCGGCAGCGCAACTGTTGAACTCCTCGCTATGCTCAAACAGGGCCTGGTAACCGACGCAGATGCCAAGAAAAGGACGGCCCGACTTGATAAATTCCCGTGTTGCGTCGAGCAACTCCTGCCGTTTCAAGGCAAGCATGCAATCGTCAAAAGCCCCTACACCCGGCAACACGGCTGCTCCGGCGCCGTCCATTTCGTGTGGGTGTCGCGCAATGCGAACCTCTGCGCCAACCTTTAGCAGCGCCTTGTGCACGCTGCGCAGGTTGCCGGAACCATAATCCAGTAATGCGATCACCAGTTCACATTATGATCAGAGCCCGGGTGTTGCAACACAGGCCGCGATAGCTTTTTAGCTTTTTTTGATCTCCGCTTGACTCCGGTACAGAAGTGCTATGTTTTGCTGGTTATTGGATGTATCCCCTGGCTAAAGGGCCTGATGGCATTTACGGAATGAACAATTAACTCAAGAATATTTATGGCATACGAATTACCACCGCTACCCTATCCGAAAGAGGCGCTCGAACCGCATATTGATGCGCAGACCATGGAGATTCATCACGACAAACACCACGGCGCGTATGTGGCAAATGTTAATAAGGCCATTGCGGGCAAAGCCGATTTGGAACGAAAATCTGTGGAAGAGCTGATCAGCAACCTGGATGCGGTGCCTGCGGATGTGCGCGGCGTGGTGCGCAATAACGGGGGCGGCCATGCCAACCACTCGATGTTTTGGAAACTGCTTGCGCCCCGGGCGGGCGGCGCCCCGGCCGGCAAGCTGGCCGATGATATCAAAGGCGCCTTTGGGAGTTTCGACGCGTTCAAGGAAAGGTTCGAGGCTGCGGCGATGGGGCGTTTCGGCAGCGGTTGGGCCTGGCTGGTTGTCAACCAGGGCAAGCTCGAGATCGTTTCTACCGCCAACCAGGACAATCCTCTAATGGGCCGCGGCGTAAGCGGCGCTGAGGGCAAACCGGTCTTCGGCTGCGATGTCTGGGAACACGCTTATTACCTGAAGTATCAGAACCGCCGCGCGGAATATCTCAAGGCATTCTGGAACGTGGTGAACTGGCCTGAGGTGGCAAAGAACTACGAAGCAGCGAAGAAGTAGGTTGGTTCAGAGCTTGCGCCGTCAGCAGTAGTCCGGGGAAAAACGGCAGAGGACTGCCACAGTCCAAGACGCTTCGCGCGATTGAGGCCGATCTGCTCATCCCTCATCCTTCTTCCTTGATCCCCTCGTTACTCATTCCCCTTGCTGCTTCCCAGGCGAGGATGGCCTGCTTGCGGGGCTGTCCCCAACGATAACCGCCCCAAAGGCCTTGCTTGCGGATAACCCGATGGCAGGGGATGAGATAGGCAATGGGATTCGCGCCCACGGCCGAACCGATAGCCCGCGAGGCGCGGGGGGCGCCGATAAAATGTCCCAAAGCCTCATAGCTGACAAGGGCACCCATAGGAATTCGCAGTAGCGCTTGCCAGACTTTGATTTGAAAATTACTGCCCATTAGCAACAGGCTCAGGGGCTTTTTATTTCCATGGCCGATATTCGAAAAAATCCGGTTCACAAGTGAAAGGGTTTGCGCACCGCCTTCAATCAACTCGGCGTTGCGCCAGAGGTCCTTTAGGCCGTCCAAGGCGGTCTCCTCGCCGCCATTGCCGAAGAAACTCAGCCAGCAAATGCCGCGTCCAGTCCGCCCCAGCAAACAGCGGCCAAAAGGTGTTGCCGCAAATCCATAATGAATTTGGATTCCTCCTCCACGGGTTTTGTACTCTCCCGGGGTGACCGCTTCGATATTTAGAAAAAGGTCATGCAACCGGCTTGGGCTCGACAGGCCCGAATCCAGAGCTGCCTCGAGCACGGGTTTGGAATTCAGCAGTTGCTGTTTGGCATGTTCAATGGTTAGGAATTGAAGAAAGCGTTTTGGGCTGATGCCGGCCCAGCGACTGAAGACTCGCTGGAAATGATATTCACTCATGTGAACGGCGCGAGCCACGGTGGCCAGGGCCGGTTGTTGGAGGTAGCGCTCTTGCAGGAAGAGGATGGCGCGTTCGATGCGAGCGTAATCCAAGGCGGCCTGGCTGAGGGGGACAGTGGGGCTATTTGCCATTGAGTTCATTACAGAAGAATACGGCTTAGAGGCCAAAAGCCCCCACCCGATTCTTGCTGAGGTGTGATTCAGGCGAAATCAGAGCCTCCTCACGTCGGCTCCTGCAATTCTAAAGGGCTTTCCAAGACCCTTAAAGCGACGGAGGACTGCCGCAGCCCAAGACGCTAGCGCGCCTCCCGCCAAGCCAACAGGCGAGCGCACGCCAGAGCAGTCCCGCTGCCTTGGCGTGCGCGTCATTATTGCCTTACCCGACAAGTGGATTCTCCGCAGCGGCTAAAGCAGGTGGCGCGAGGGCTTCCTCCGGCTCGGGTTCTTCCTGTATCTCGACGAGGGGTTTGAGGCGTACCTTGCGGTGATAATCGAATCCTGTTCCCGCCGGGATGATGTGGCCCATGATGACGTTTTCTTTGAACCCGCGCAGGTAATCGACTCGGGCGCGAGTTGCGGCCTCGGTTAGAACGCGCGTGGTATCCTGGAAGGATGCGGCACTCAGGAAGCTCTCGGTTTCAAGCGAGGCCTTGGTAATGCCAAGCAGCACCGGCTGCGCCTCGGCAGGCTTGCCGCCCATTTTCTCCACCCTCTGGTTCTCTTCTTCGAACTCGAGCTTATCGACCTGTTCGCCCCAGAGGAAGGTGGTGTCCCCGGGCTCAGTGATGCGAACCTTTCGGAGCATTTGCCGGACGATAATTTCAATGTGTTTGTCATTGATGGTCACACCCTGCAGGCGATAGACCTCCTGCACCTCGTTGACGAGGTGTTCCTGCAACTCCTGCGGGCCGCAAATATCGAGGATTTCATGCGGGTCAATCGGGCCTTCGGTCAACTGCTGTCCTTTTTTGACATAGTCGCCCTTGAACACGATGACGTGCTTGCCGATGGGGATGAGATGCTCCTCTTCGACCTGGGTTTGCTGGTCCTTGATCAGGATGCAGCGCTTGCCCCGTACGCTTGGTCCGAAATCGACGATACCGTCGATCTTCGAGATTTCAGCGGCGTCCTTGGGCCGGCGCGCCTCGAACAACTCGGCCACACGGGGCAGACCGCCGGTGATGTCCTTGGTCTTGGAAGTCTTGCGCGGGGTCTTGGCCATGAGGGTGCCGGCCACAATCCGATCCCCCTCGGCGACCACAATATGGGCTCCGGAAGGAATGGGGTAGTTGGCCAGCGGCTCATCCTGGTTATCCAGGATTATAATCTGGGGATGCAGGTCTTCCTTGTGCTCGATGACGACCATGGCTTCCTGCTGGGTCTGCTCATCAAGTTCCTGTTTCATCGTAACCCCTTCGATGATGTCGGCGAACTTCACCCGGCCAGCTTTTTCGGAGAGGATGGGGACGTTGTATGGGTCCCACTGGACAAAGGTTTCACCCTTCTTAACCTTGCTCCCATCCTTCACCGCGATAACCGAGCCGATGACAACGTTGTGCTGTTCCAACTCCCGGCCATCGTCAGCCAGAATAGAGACGGAGCCGTTTTTGTTGAGCACTATGTTATTGCCGTCCTCCAACTCGACCAGGCGCAGTTCATTATAACGGACGGTGCCGTCGTACTTGGCCTTGATCTGGGGCTGTTTGAACACCTGCGATGCCGTTCCACCGATGTGGAAGGTGCGCATGGTGAGCTGGGTTCCAGGCTCACCGATTGATTGGGCGGCGATAATCCCCGTCGCCTCCCCAAGTTTCACCCGAGCGCCCGTGGCCAGATTTCGGCCATAACAATTGACGCAGACGCCGTGTTTGCTCTCGCAAGTGAGCACCGAGCGTATTTTCACCCGCTCGACACCGGAAGTTTCGATCTGGCGCGCCTTGATTTCATCGATCTCGTCGTTGGCACGTACCAGCAATTCCTTCGGGTTCTGTGGATTGAAAACGTCATCGCAAGAATGCCGGCCAATCAGCCGTTCACTCAGCCGGACCACTTCGTCCTCGCCTTCAAAGATGGCTTGGACCCAGATGCCGTTGGTTGTGCCGCAATCGTCTTCGCGGATAATCACGTCCTGGGCGACATCGACGAGTTTGCGGGTCATGTAACCCGAGTCGGCGGTTTTGAGGGCCGTATCGGCGAGACCTTTTCGTGCGCCGTGGGTCGAGATGAAATACTCCAGGACGGTGAGGCCCTCGCGAAAGTTCGAGAGAATGGGTTTCTCGATGATATCTCCGGAAGGTTTGGCCATCAGACCGCGCACGCCGGCGAGTTGGCGCACCTGCTGTCGATTGCCACGCGCGCCGGAATCAACCATGAGCGAGACGGGATTATATTCGCGTTTGCCCTGGTTGGTTTCGAGGGTGCGCAGCATGACGTTGGCAATCTGGTCCGTGCAGTGGGTCCAGATATCGATGATTTTGTTATACCGCTCACCCGGGGTGATGACACCTTTGCGATATTGTTTCTCGACCTCGCGGATTTGCTTTTGCGCGGCCTCGATTTCTTGCTCCTTCTCTTTGGGAATGATCATGTCATCAATCCCGATGGAAACACCCGCCCGCGTGGCTTCGCGGAAGCCGAGTTCCTTGAGCTTATCGAGCATAATGACGGTCTTTTCGTGGCCGCAAATCTTGTAGCATTTCCAGATCAAATCGCCCAATTCGCTCTTCTTGACCGGTTTGTTTGGGAAACCCATCTCGGGCGGCCAGATTTCGCTGAACAAAATGCGGCCAACGGTGGTCTCGATGACCTTCTTGGTGGCATCGCCATACTCGGTCTTCTTGCCAAAATCAGGATTGGCAAGGCGGACGCGTTCATGGGTGGTGGTAGCGCCGTCGCTATAGGCGAAGATGGCCTCGGTTTTGGAGCCAAACAGCCGCAACAGGTTGGGATTGGTTGCAGGGGGCGTGCGCGGATCGGCGGTGAGATAGTAGCAGCCCAGGGTGATGTCCTGGGTGGGCGTGATAATGGGCTTGCCGCTCGATGGGCTGAAGATGTTATTGGGGGCCATCATCAGCAGTCGCGCCTCCAACTGCGCTTCGACCGAGAGCGGGACGTGCACAGCCATCTGGTCACCATCAAAGTCGGCATTGTAAGCCGTGCAAACCAGCGGATGAATACGAATGGCTTCGCCCTCGATAAGCTGGGGTTCGAATGCCTGCACCGAAAGCCGGTGGAGTGTTGGGGCGCGATTGAGCAGCACCGGGTGCCCCCTGGTGACCTCTTCGAGGATGTCCCACACCTCGGTCGTCTGCCGTTCGATCATTTTCTTGGCAGACCGGACGGTGTGAACGTAACCCAGTTCCTTCAAACGCCGGATGATGAACGGCTCGAAGAGCACCAAGGCCATTTTCTTGGGCAACCCACACTGGTGGAGCTTGAGTTCCGGACCAATGACGATGACGGAGCGGCCAGAGTAATCGACACGCTTGCCCAGGAGATTTTGGCGGAACCGGCCGCTCTTGCCCTTGAGCATATCGCTGAGCGATTTGAGAGCGCGATTGCCGGCGCCGGTGACGGCACGGCCATGCCTGCCGTTATCAAACAAGGCATCCACGGCTTCCTGCAACATCCGCTTTTCATTGCGGATGATGACCTCGGGAGTCTTGAGCTGGAGAAGGTTTTTCAACCGGTTGTTGCGGTTAATGACCCGGCGATACAGGTCATTGAGGTCTGAAGTGGCGAACCGGCCGCCTTCGAGCGGAACGAGCGGGCGCAAGTCGGGCGGGATGACGGGCAGAACGGTCAGGATCATCCATTCCGGCCGGCTCTTGGAGGATTGGAGGCCCTGCAGGAGCTTGATGCGTTTGGCCAATTTCTTGCGAATCTGCTTGCTCTTGGTTTCGGTCATCGCCTGCTGCAAGTGCTCGATCTGCTTGCCCAAGTCCACCCTGGATAAGGCATCGCGGACGGCTTCGGCGCCCATCTTAGCCACAAAGCCCTCCGGACCATAGGTCTCCCGGGCCTCCCGGTATTCATGTTCGCTGAGCAACTGGTGTTGCTTGAGCGGGGTCGAACCGGCGTCCACGACCATGTAATCCTCGTAATAAATGACGCGTTCGAGATTGCGAGCGGTCACATCGAGGACCAAGCCGATGCGGGATGGCATGCACTTGAAGAACCAGATATGGCAAACCGGAACCGCCAGCTCGATATGGCCCATGCGCTCGCGGCGGACGCGGGCCAGGGTGACCTCAACGCCACAGCGATCACAGACTACCCCACGATGCTTGATGCGCTTGTACTTCCCGCACGAGCATTCCCAGTCCTTCACCGGGCCGAAAATGCGTTCGCAAAACAAACCGCCTTTTTCAGGCTTAAAGGTGCGGTAATTGATGGTTTCGGGGTTCTTGACCTCCCCTTTGGACCAGGACCGGATGGCATCGGGCGACGCGACAGCGATCGCGACGTACTCCACTTGGTTGACCTTGTCCAGCCCGAGTAATTCCCGGGCGCTTTCTTTAGTGCTAATCATAAGAGTGAAATAAAAGTTTTAGACTGCCGTAAGGACTGTGGCCGGTTCCGGTGGCTGGTCCACCGGATTGGTGTAGCCGACTTTGACGTCCAGACCCAAGGACTGCATTTCCTTGACCAGCACGTTGAAGGATTCGGGAATGCCCGCTTCGAGGCTGTTGTCGCCTTTGACGATGCTTTCGTAAATGCGAGTGCGGCCCTGGACATCATCGGACTTAACCGTGAGCAATTCCTGAAGGGTGTAGGCTGCGCCGTAGGCCTCCATGGCCCAAACCTCCATTTCGCCGAAGCGCTGGCCGCCATACTGGGCTTTGCCGCCCAGGGGCTGCTGGGTCACCAGCGAATAAGGGCCCACGGCCCGCGCGTGGATTTTGTCAGCCACCAGATGGCCCAGCTTCATCATGTAAATGTAGCCGACCACGATCTCCTGGTCGAAGGACTCTCCGGTCCGCCCGTCGAAAAGCCGGGTCTTGCCGTGTTCGGGCAGGCTGGCTTCCTTGAGGTAATTGCGGATTTCCTTTTCCTTGATGCCGTCGAAGACAGGCGTGGCAAAGCGCAGTCCCAGAAGCCGGGCGGCCCAACCCAGGTGGGTTTCGAGCACCTGCCCGACGTTCATGCGCGAAGGCACGCCCAGCGGATTAAGCACGATATCGACCGGGGTCCCGTCTGCAAGAAACGGCATGTCTTCCTCGGCTACAATCTTGGCCACCACACCTTTGTTACCGTGGCGCCCGGCCATTTTGTCTCCAACCGACAGTTTGCGTTTGGATGCGATATAGACCTTAACGGATTTGATAACGCCGCTATCGACCCCTTCGCCGGACTCGGCGCGTTCGAGTTCTTCGTCATACTGCATCTGGAGGTCATCGAACTTCTTTTTGAAACTGCCGATGATCTCGTTGATCTTGTTGCGGATGGGAGACGGATCGATCTCGATGCGGTCATAGACCATGGCCAGCTTGCGCAATAATGTCTTTGTAATCTTGCGGTTAGCCGGGATGATGATCTCGCCGGTCTCGCTGTTGACCACATCCAGCGGAATCTTTTCTCCCAGCAGGATGTTGCTCAGGGCCTCGGTGAGCTGCTCTCGCAACTCGTCCATCTTTTTCTTATATTCCTCCTCGACCTCTTTGGCGTGGCGCTTCTCTTCGGAGGCATTGGCGCGCAAGTCCCGGTCGGACTCCTTTTTGGCCGAGACCTTCACATCCATAACGATGCCGTAGGTGCCGGAGGGAACTTTGAGCGACGTGTCCTTCACGTCGGCCGCCTTTTCGCCAAAGATAGCGCGCAACAGCCGCTCCTCGGGCGCCAACTCCGTCTCGCTCTTCGGGGTGATCTTGCCCACCAGGATGTCGCCCGGTTTGACTTCGGCGCCGACGCGGATGACGCCATCCGGACCGAGGTTTTTCAGGGCCTCATCGCCCAGGTTGGGAATATCTCGTGTGATTTCCTCGGGGCCCAGTTTGGTATCGCGGGCGCCGACCTCGAATTCGTCAATGTGAATCGACGTAAAGACGTCGTCCTTAACGATGCGCTCACTGATCAGGATAGCGTCCTCGAAGTTATAGCCGTTCCAAGGCATGAAGGCGACGAGGATGTTGCGGCCCAGGGCCAATTCACCACCCTGGGTGCAAGGGCCATCGGCGATGACCTGGCCCTTTTTGACGCTCTCACCTTTCTTGACCAGGATTTTCTGGTTAATGCAAGTGGCGGCATTGGAGCGCATGAACTTGCGGACCGGATAGACGTAAAGGCCCTTCTCCGGATCGGATTTGAGCTTCTTTTTGCCTTCCGGGAGCTTGCCATCCTCGGTGATGATAATCTGGCTGCCGTTCACGGAAGCGACTTTGCCGGCTTCCTCGGCAACAATGACAGCCCGCGAATCGCGCGCGACGCGCTCCTCCAGACCGGTTGCCACCAGGGGTGCTTCAGTTACCAACAGGGGCACAGCCTGTCGTTGCATGTTAGAACCCATCAGAGCGCGGTTGGCGTCATCATGCTCGAGAAATGGGATTAAGCTGGCCGCCACCGAAACCAATTGTTTGGGAGACACGTCCATGTAATCGACGCGCGCCGGCTCGACGTCGATAAAGTCACCCCGGCCACGGCAGACGACGCGATCGGTTGAAAAGGCGCCTTTATCGCTCACAGGCGAATTGGCCTGGGCAATCACGAAGGCCTCCTCCCGATCGGCGGTGAGGTAATCCAGGTGAGTGGAGACCTTGCCGGAATCGACTTTGCGATAAGGAGTCTCGAGAAAGCCAAAATCATTGATTCGGGCAAAAGTCGCCAGAGAGGCGATGAGGCCAATGTTGGGGCCTTCGGGGGTTTCGACCGGGCAAATGCGGCCATAATGCGAGGGGTGCACGTCACGCACCTCGAATCCGGCGCGGTCGCGAGAAAGGCCGCCGGGCCCAAGCGCCGAGAGCCGGCGTTTGTGGGTTAATTCGGCCAGGGGATTGATCTGGTCCATGAATTGCGAGAGCTGGCTGCGGCCAAAGAAATCCCGGATGACTGCCGAAAGGGCCTTGGGATTGATCAGCTTCTGGGGCGACATGGCTTCCACTCCCTGATCGAAGAGGGTCATGCGCTCTTTGACAAGGCGCTCGGTCCTGGCCAAGCCCACACGGCATTGATTGGCGAGCAATTCGCCAACCGTTCGCACCCGGCGGCTGCCCAGGTGATCGATGTCATCCAGCGAGCCTTCGCCCTTTTTCAAACGGAGCAAATACTTGGTGGCGGCCACCAGGTCGGCCTTGGTCAGAATGCGCGAGTCGCCGCCTTTAATGCCCAGTTTCTGATTGATTTTGTAGCGGCCAACGCGGCCCAGATCGTAGCGTTTGGGGTCGAAGAACAGGCGTTTGATCAAAGCGCGGGCATTGGCGGCC
It includes:
- the rpoC gene encoding DNA-directed RNA polymerase subunit beta' — encoded protein: MISTKESARELLGLDKVNQVEYVAIAVASPDAIRSWSKGEVKNPETINYRTFKPEKGGLFCERIFGPVKDWECSCGKYKRIKHRGVVCDRCGVEVTLARVRRERMGHIELAVPVCHIWFFKCMPSRIGLVLDVTARNLERVIYYEDYMVVDAGSTPLKQHQLLSEHEYREARETYGPEGFVAKMGAEAVRDALSRVDLGKQIEHLQQAMTETKSKQIRKKLAKRIKLLQGLQSSKSRPEWMILTVLPVIPPDLRPLVPLEGGRFATSDLNDLYRRVINRNNRLKNLLQLKTPEVIIRNEKRMLQEAVDALFDNGRHGRAVTGAGNRALKSLSDMLKGKSGRFRQNLLGKRVDYSGRSVIVIGPELKLHQCGLPKKMALVLFEPFIIRRLKELGYVHTVRSAKKMIERQTTEVWDILEEVTRGHPVLLNRAPTLHRLSVQAFEPQLIEGEAIRIHPLVCTAYNADFDGDQMAVHVPLSVEAQLEARLLMMAPNNIFSPSSGKPIITPTQDITLGCYYLTADPRTPPATNPNLLRLFGSKTEAIFAYSDGATTTHERVRLANPDFGKKTEYGDATKKVIETTVGRILFSEIWPPEMGFPNKPVKKSELGDLIWKCYKICGHEKTVIMLDKLKELGFREATRAGVSIGIDDMIIPKEKEQEIEAAQKQIREVEKQYRKGVITPGERYNKIIDIWTHCTDQIANVMLRTLETNQGKREYNPVSLMVDSGARGNRQQVRQLAGVRGLMAKPSGDIIEKPILSNFREGLTVLEYFISTHGARKGLADTALKTADSGYMTRKLVDVAQDVIIREDDCGTTNGIWVQAIFEGEDEVVRLSERLIGRHSCDDVFNPQNPKELLVRANDEIDEIKARQIETSGVERVKIRSVLTCESKHGVCVNCYGRNLATGARVKLGEATGIIAAQSIGEPGTQLTMRTFHIGGTASQVFKQPQIKAKYDGTVRYNELRLVELEDGNNIVLNKNGSVSILADDGRELEQHNVVIGSVIAVKDGSKVKKGETFVQWDPYNVPILSEKAGRVKFADIIEGVTMKQELDEQTQQEAMVVIEHKEDLHPQIIILDNQDEPLANYPIPSGAHIVVAEGDRIVAGTLMAKTPRKTSKTKDITGGLPRVAELFEARRPKDAAEISKIDGIVDFGPSVRGKRCILIKDQQTQVEEEHLIPIGKHVIVFKGDYVKKGQQLTEGPIDPHEILDICGPQELQEHLVNEVQEVYRLQGVTINDKHIEIIVRQMLRKVRITEPGDTTFLWGEQVDKLEFEEENQRVEKMGGKPAEAQPVLLGITKASLETESFLSAASFQDTTRVLTEAATRARVDYLRGFKENVIMGHIIPAGTGFDYHRKVRLKPLVEIQEEPEPEEALAPPALAAAENPLVG